The segment ATACCTTGACGCGGTGTCCCGCCAGAAGGAAGGTCTGGATCGCCTTCACCTTGAACTCATAGTCATGCAGGTCTATCTTCGGACGCATCTTGATCTCTTTGACGACCTGGTTCTTCTGTTTCTTACGCGCGTCCTTGTCGCGTTTTTGCTGCTGGAAGCGGAACTTCCCGTAATTCATAATGCGGCATACGGGCGGCTTCGCCTGGGGCGCGACCTCAACGAGGTCCAGCTCCGCGGCCTCGGCCATCTTGAGAGCTTCCTGAATACTTACCACTCCGCGCTTGGCGTTTTGCTCGTCAATGAGGAGAATTTCCGGCGATCTTATCTCGGAATTTACGCGGGGTTCGTCTTCCCTTGTGTTTGCTATGGTATTGCACCTCCTGAAAAATTTATCTGCTCATACAAAAAGAGCCCGGATACATAAGAATGCACCCTGGCCCTTGAAATATCTTCACGGGGGCGGCCTGACAACTGAAAGCGTCAGCAGGCGAGAGGGGCATCCTCTGCTTAAAACCCATTGATACCAATCAACTGAAAAATACTACCACAACGCACCGCGATATGCAAGCGCCGCGAACGAAATATCAGGGTAAACGCATCAATAATGGCCAGCGGCAGGCCCAAAAGACGCTCGACTCCGGGTCAAGCCCGGAGTGACTGAAAGACGGCTTGGTTTTATTTTGCCGCTCCGGCCTCCGAGCCGGAGCCTGGCGGCGTTGGGAGTTATCCTGTCGTTACGAATCAAGCCCGGATGGGCGGGAGGGTGGCTCTCTCGTCGTCTCCGGACTTGATTCGTGGCTTAGTCTTTCTGACTTGCCTTATACATTCAGTGTTGCTTTTTTTGCCTTTGTTTTACTTATTTTGCTTTGCCCCGCCCTGTCTCTCTTGCCGTGTCCTGCCGTTTTTGCTTGTCTTACCTGTTTTTATTCTATCCTGCCTTATTCCTTTTTCGTCTTACCTTTTCTTCCTCCATGCCA is part of the Cloacibacillus sp. genome and harbors:
- the infC gene encoding translation initiation factor IF-3 translates to MANTREDEPRVNSEIRSPEILLIDEQNAKRGVVSIQEALKMAEAAELDLVEVAPQAKPPVCRIMNYGKFRFQQQKRDKDARKKQKNQVVKEIKMRPKIDLHDYEFKVKAIQTFLLAGHRVKVSIFFRGREMAFLDRGREVLKKVIAAVSEFGKVEMEPRMEGSYMRIMIAPAAEAPVKKPETAAEPKPQTEGSAAAPVKAQRVKKDVLPDADQI